A portion of the Magnolia sinica isolate HGM2019 chromosome 17, MsV1, whole genome shotgun sequence genome contains these proteins:
- the LOC131230471 gene encoding uncharacterized protein LOC131230471, with product MPRRRVSRLTPTPPPEIPTPLLETLTLPPTIPAPPPEIPTAQPEDATPLPETSANPTVPMMRRGEPASSRTAYVTIFEVVLLGISSQLLRDASTTAEAHRSLSLPSISRTSGTTSEAVHRHLFWVWCNGAPYVGVPPPPATTVTERFIAALEIPAAVATSGPTTKAPSAAASAPTSEATAAKATVSSTSATLAVAAHSEGTGPPQPAQARFYVAQQDP from the exons atgccgcgcagGAGAGTAAGCCGattgactcccactccaccacctgagattccCACTCCACTGCTTGAGACTCTCACCCTACCACCTACAATccccgctccaccaccagagattcctactgcccagcctgaggatgctaCTCCTCTACCAGAGACCAGTGCAAATCCGactgtacct ATGATGAGGAGAGGAGAGCCCGCCTCTTCGAGGACGGCTTACGTTACGATCTTCgaggtcgtgttattgggcattAGCTCCCAACTTTTGAGGGATG cgtcgaccacagcagaggcacACAGGTCACTCAGCCTTCCGAGCATCAGCAGGACCTCCGgtaccacctccgaggcagttcaccggcaccTGTTTTGGGTGTGGTGCAAtggggcaccgtatgtgggagtgcccCCGCCCCCAGCAACAACAGTAACTGAGAGGTTCATAGCAGCATTAGAGATCCCCGCAGCAGTAGCGACATCAGGCCCCACCACCaaggccccctcagcagcagcatcagcaccaaccTCCGAGGCCACAGCAGCAAAGGCAACAGTTTCGTCCACCTCAGCGACACTAGCAGTAGCAGCACACTCAGAGGGGACAGGACCTCCTcagccggctcaggctaggttctacgtggcTCAACAGGATCCGTAG